cgtaaggtattacttggatgacccagtgcacttgctggttagttgtgcagaattgcaaaagtgtgattgcaatttcgtgcaccaatcctaattctctcttgttcttttatctttttatccttctttcaTCATATTGATTACTTTTATATCCCTCTTTGTTtacagttcttctttgcttgaggacaagcaaacctttaagtttggtgttgatcATTCGCTTATGGCTTTTCTGTCTAGCACCAAAGGGAGATGAATGTGCTTCATGAAGGAATGAGATGACCACCAGcataactgaggtggttgagttcctttcattctatttctctTCCGTTCTTATTGTGTTGTCTTCTGTTTTCTATTGCTTTGATTGCTTGCATGATCTTTAGTACTTTtagtcaaaaaaaattttctcatGTATTGCTCACTAAAACttgaattcaaaagaaaaataagtgatgtattgcatgagaaattgagttatatttaagagtagtcttatttacttaaatgtggtggtattatttgtgattttgaatgcatgacctgaacagtgtatatttgaatttgaatcaaatgatgttgatgtataaggaacaggaatttagagaattattatgacttctctgaaataaataaaaatttaatcgttgaagaaaaagaaacagtaaaaaaaaagaaaaaaagaaaaaaagaaactataaaagcaaggtccaaggctctgagcatcaatgactagagaggtcagacatgattaaaagctcaaagagttgtttccctactCATATGCTtatggtgtgattgtgtcaagtaattcttgagacagaacacttagagtcgagaccaagtgcatTTAAccgagtatgccaaaggctttgagtaCCACTGTTTgtgagtaactgaaagaaaaatcagaacttaaAGGAAGTTCCCCatttaagtgcttgtggtgtttctgtgtcatgTAACCCTTGAGataaaacatttaaagtcacggctgggctcaaggtgcaaagcaccaaagaaaaaaataataaattaaattaaagaaaattatgctgtgttcaaggattaaactggagtataaagatcaaagaattcataatatgatccggattctaattccgaatgaaACTGACATTcctctgattcaaaggagagtgagatgccaaaactattcaaaatTACAATGAATAAACCCCATTTTAAGAATAGACTTGatcttaatcgaactctcattctcatacaaattcacatcctaaacCTGTATTATTTTGGTTgtttgaggacaagcaacaattcaagtttggtgttgtgacgcgtgagcatctttctcatcttttcctagtgaatttgtatttaaattgttaagtttaatcaagaattaattgtcttttagccactatggatgctactttgagtcttgtgcaattctctttattttaggtagcattcagctggatttgatggagtttctgcagcataAAAATTAAAGGAGATGACAGCAaggagcgacgcgtgcgcgtgatttggagctttccatggcgacgcgtgtgCGTtcctgacgcatacgcgtgaaaAGCGAAGTTGCACAGAGATGCGTACAcgtacctgacgcgtacgcgtgacatgcagAATAAACCatcgacgtgtacgcgtgactgacgtgtatgcatgacatgcgccacgtgcagaaaatgtAGAAAATGCTGTGGGCGATTTTTGGGCCCCATTTTGGCACTAAAGTAAGGCGCagatccagtgaagccaagtggtccccacgttacaagtcgtggattatttaattgattctgattcaaatttgaatttgaaaataggaaaagatattatcttaattttagatattagattttaaaattaattaggattagttataaaaaagagaaacttttcttctttaGGGGGATTTCGGGGGATTTCATGAGGGAATTCTACACAATTTAACATTCCGTACTTCCAGTTTacctgaatccttattttctctgagtcatgagcaactaaacctccattgttaaggttaggagctctgtctatgtATGAATTGAtactcttatttttttattttaattttatgttttgatttatatttcaataattgttttcgtaatttattttatgaatttgggtgaaacggaagtatgacccatgttctaatagagttcttgtataacttggaaaagctctttacttgaacaacagtttgaaaacatattatcctaaatttctaattgtttgtatttaacgggatacgtgacatataatccccttatttttggataattaggattcttgtggcatataaactgaaattttgatcatcaccctctaattggaattaattgactaaagaattggcagttgatgaattttagaggagactaggaatgtctaaggaattagggtctagtcacaaatagtttgccatgaattaaatcttgcatgattaaaatagttaataagaaaagtcaatcaggaaaatagataactctgaagccttaactattttctcccatattttatttttaacttaattaCTTGCTGCCTTCTGATATTTTGAAGTCACTTTTaaaaccttttgaacatctcaaaaccattttcttCCTGCataactaagtaaatcatttaaccattgttgcttagtccatcaatcctcatggaATCAACCCTCACTCACccgaggtattacttggtacgacctggtgcacttgccagttagtttgtgggttagaAATCCCGCACCAACAGGACCCCAAATGGCAACTCGCGGACGAGGTCAAACACGTTAAGGAGAGATAGTGAGAATGATTAACCTAGCCTATGTGTTACGAGCTCAGCATGTTTCAAAAAATCAGTTCGTGGAGTTTGCGGCATATCAGTTGATGGATGGGGCCCAACAGTGGTGGTAGGTGAAGTGCCGATTGGTGCAGTTATAGAATGAGGATAAATACTTTTGGTTTGGAATTTTTGGTTTaaatgatttggttttgaaattgGGTCGAAACTCTTGGTTTGGATAATATGGTTTATAGAATAAGTGAGTTCTATGATTTTGTTGCTTTGTGAATTTGGTTTGTAATTTAACTTCTCGAAAAGGATTCAAATCGAAAAGCCATGATTTAAGGATTTCAATGAATTTAAGAAGAATCTTGATTTAaagtaattaatttaagaataagtaatttttgagtcttttgaaaaagatttgacaTAGAAAAGTTTTAGATTAAACTTGTTTTAAAGGTTTTGAAAAATGTTATAAAAGCAGTATTTGGTTTAAAGAAAAATTTCTGTTTGACGTAGTGGAGTAATTCGAGTTATTAGTGACGAATAATCAAAGTGATGCAGCGAAAGGCGAGAGGGAACATCAACACAGTAGAACTATGGTGGACGAGTGGCTTTGACAACTTGTTTAGGTTAACAACATGGATAGTAGAATGCTTCGTGGAGGATACATCACGCGTTTTGAATTTTGGGGATAAAATTCCTAATTAGGAGGGGAGAATGTAAGAATCGGAATAGCcactttaataaaataataatttttaattgccCAAAATAGgtccaaaaatataaaaatgatattttgaaaataaaatggTAAAATTTGAATACAATGGATTTTCCTGAGTGGGAAAAAGAATCTTTTGCAGAAAATTTTTGCAAAAATGCCTACCGGTGCTTAAGCTGGTAGTAGGGCTGTAAttggttcggtttggttcggttttggatCGAAAACTAACTGAACCGACCTGATCGGTGTACATTGATACCAACCATTCAGTTGGCTGCTGTTTGAACAACCGAACCGAGTCGAACCGAACCAACAGCGGTTTGGTTCAGTCGGTGTTTTCGGTTTTTTACACCTAATAATCAGAATTTAAAATACCATAAAATGAAGTTTAAAACCTTCAATAAACTAGAATAACAAGAGTATATCACATCCAAATCCAATACAAATTCAACttaattaaacataaaacaaagacaattaaaaatgtctagcaaaacaacaaaaataaacacaCTTTAAACCGAAACAGTCActttaaaacaataaaaaccAAACAGCCAATTAGCCACCATGCCTAATCTGAATCCACACCAGACTCATCCTCATCTTCTCCGGTTGGTGCAATTtctacaaaaataaaacaagaaaatcaacatagattataaacataatatagattataaattataaacatAAACCATGAAAGGAACTACAAATTTCTTTTTTGCATACCTAATTCAAGTCTCTCAAACTCTTTAATAAGCTCCTCAAAATCAGTTGTCATTGAAGAAGCATGAAGCCAATTTTGTGTGCATATCAATGCCTCAATTGTCTTTGGATTTAAAGAACTTCTATAGTTGTTAAGTACTCTTCCACCAGTGCTAAAAGCTTATTCTGAAGCAACAGTCGAGACTGGCATTGCTAAGACATCTCTAGCTATTTGGGATAAGATAGGATACTTGCTAGAATTTACCTTCCACCAATTCAATATGTCAAAAGTATTTTGATCACGAGGCTTCTCTAAACCATCCATCAAATACAAATCCACCTCATTCTTGTTGAtgatctcatgaaaatgcaccTCCTTGAAAAAATCACCAGCCATGTCGCCATTAGGTACTCCCACATCTGATGCACCATCCATTGTTGCTGAAGTAAAAGATCTACCCCCATTATTTGCATTCACATAGCATTCAAATATCTTGGAGAAGGTCTCTTTCACTTTTGCACCAAAAAAATCAACATCATCCTTATCATATAGCTTTTCAAAGCTAAAGTTCACAAACTTCAACTTGTATCTAGGATCAAGAACCACAGAAACAAGAATAAtcatattgatattttttatgttacCCCAGTACTTGTCATACTTAAGCCTCATCCTCTCAGCCATATTCCCAAGTAATGGATCTCGACTACCACAAGAAGCCTTGAACACTCGCAAAATCTTACAAAACTCATGAAAATATTGAGAAGAAGTCACAAGAAAACTACCAGACACACTCTTTGTAACATCATGAAAAATTTTCATGAATTCCATAAAGTGTTTTGCATTATCCCAATCAATATTCCTCGGAATACCACCTTGCATTAGAGCATATTCTGTATCTCTCTCCCCTAGCCTCTTGAACGCCTTTAGAAACTTCAAACCACTTTCAAGCATGGTGTATGTAGAGTTCCATCTAGTGGGAACATCGAGTTGAACAGTACACTTGTCTTGTATCCTAGCTTCCttaatgaaatttttgaacCTATTCATATGACTAGGGGAAGTACGCACATATCTAATAGCATTTCTTGTCTTGCTAATAGATTCATTAACAACAAGATTAAGAATATGTGCACAACACCTAACATGCAAATGCTCTCCTTTCAAAGGATGTAAATTCCAATCCTCCATTCTAgttcttagataagatattaCAGTATCATTAGAACTAGCATTATCAACAGTAATTGTGAACACTCTAGATATCCCCCACCCCAAAAGACATCTCTCAATTTTTCTACCAATTGTTTCTCCCTTGTGGTTTTTAATAAGACAAAAATTGATAATCCTCTTTTGCAATTTCCAATCATGATCAATGTAATGAGCAGTAGTTAAACAAACAGATTGATTCGATTGTTTGAACACAGTTTTCATCCTATTCTTCTCACTAATATAAAGATTCCAACAATCCTTAGCAACAGTAATCCTTCCCAGAAGTGGAAATCTAGGTTGCACAATACTCATATAGAATCTGAATCCCTCCCCCTTAACAAACTTGAACGGTAGCTCATAAACAATTATCATCCTAGCAAGGGCTTTTCTATACATTTCAGCACAAAAGTAACTGCAGTAAATACCCCTTcaccctcttttttttttgttggaagGTAAGGATTGTTTGACTAGGGTCACCCGAGTCCCTAGAAAATTTTTTACATTGGTTCAACAAATGATAACGCATATTAGTTGTACCATTTCTATGAGAGTCACATGCATATGATGCACCACACCAATTACATTTAGCCCTAGGATGTGATGGCTTGGACTTAGGATCCTTTGTAAAGTGTTCCCAAGTCCAAGATCTAGGTTTAGAAGGTTTTCTGTTACCTTTATTAGCTTCATCCTTGCCATCCTCTTCATCAGTTTCCACAGTGCTTGGAGCTGGATTTGTAGGAGTTGCTCCCGGAGTTGCACCCACATTAGTTGAATCAACCTTCCTCTTCTTTGATCTAGGATGGGGCAGGGGGTTTGGTAAGCACGCTGCTGTCCGTTGAAGAACGTACCACAGACTTAACATTTTCACCCCCAACTTTAGGCGTCTGCTCATTGGGCACCTCATTTCTTGTTGGATCCATATATCTAAatagaacaataaaaaattagcaTTTTTAACTCATGAACAGCACCAAAAGTTTTGTTTCCAACAACAAAACCACAACAGCTCATAAGCAACTTATGAAAAATTAGCATTTTTAATTATATGCAGCCATATATATGCAGAACAAAACCACAGCAGCTCATAATAGTACAACTAAAGCAGCTGATAAGCAAAATCAATTTAAGACATAAGCAGCAAATACACAgctaatgagcggataatttatacgccttttggcattgtttttaggtagtttttagtaggatctagttactttttgggatgtttttgttagtttttatgcaaaattcatatttctggactttactatgggtttgtgtgtttttctgtgatttcaggtattttctggctgaaattgagggacctgagcacaaatctaattcagaggctgaaaaaggactgatgatgctgttggattctgacctccctgcactcgaaatgcattttctggagctacaaaactccaaatggcgctctcttaattgcgttggaaagtaaacatccagagctttccataaatatataatagtccatactttgctcgagttttgatgatacaaactggtgttcaaacgctccttttctgccctattctgaagtcaaaacgccagaactggcataaaagctagagttaaacgcccaaactgacTAATAGCCAGTTTGTTACTGTGATGCACATAGGAATGTTATTATGATTTGGCCTAACTGACACGGGTAACCGTGTGCCAAAGTATCCTAACTAACATGGGTTTGCCCATAATGATACCAATGTGCTTGACTGACACAACAGAGAAACCATATTCGGAGTTCACTCCGAGTAACGTCAGATTGCGGGTAGACAACCGACGCATGAGCTCATGGTCTACATAGGAAAGGCATTTATCATATGCATTTGCATAAATTGCTTGGGTGTTCCTGTATGCTGTGCTAAGTTATTTGTGAATTCCTTGTATTTGATTTACGTGTGAATTATTTGAGTGTTGTATTGCGTGTGTGCTTGTGCTTGTTGGCTTCGGTATATGTCAGGGATTAAAATAACCGAGAACTGATTACTGTAACTTAAAACCGAGTGATGTAACTGGAATTTGTTTTAAGTAAGATAATTTGAAGAGAACTAACTAAAGTCTTTAAAGTAAGTTTtaagaaattcaaaaggaaATTATTTTAAAGCTAAAAAGTAATTATTTGCAACTTATTTTTTTACTCTCACGGCATTCACTTTCTCTACTGAGAATCTGCGAGGACGATGTTCTTACCCCCTTACAGATCTTTTATTTCAGCGACAGGTTCAGGAATTCTGGGTGAGGAGCCGCGACTGATCCACAgagttttatatatatgtattcgTATTTTCTGTATTTGATTTAATCTTAGATTTTATTTTCCCTTCATCatttattgttttgttttttttagaGGGGTAGGACTTGTATTTGAGAATCCTAAGATAAGTCTATGTATGTATTGCTATGTGaatatgtatataaatatatatgtatcaTTTTGATTAAGTGGTTAAAAGTGAAGACTTTTCGTTTCTTAATTAAAATTTCGGTTTGTATTCGCAAAGGCTCGATATTAAACAAAGagagtataaaataaaaagtttagaGGTAAGTAACGCCTGCACTTTTAGTACGGTCATAAAGTACTAagagttagggtgttacatggACCGGTTTAACCGTCCAGTCCAATCCAATTTTCAGAACTATGCTCTTTTGTGTCTTTGTTATCAAACGGAGCCTCAGGAATGCATCCAATGACTGacctaaaaatttttaagagtggggacaaaattatatatactaaattaaattttattaaacattattaattatactaaaaatataagagatacaaaaataaaaaagtgctAGTAAACACTttcattcttaaaatattattcattatatataatttatataaaaatatttttttatttttaaaactcggacttaaaatattttagttaaaattatgGGTAACTTGTTATCctaattaattttacttttatttatttttatacacttttaataataaaagacaGAATCAATTGGCATGTTAGAGCCTAATAATACatagtatttataatttgaaactaAAATTGTATATAAATACCAAAAATTAAACTTGTATATGAAAAGTATGTTTATATAAACAGTCGAGCTACACATCCAAGTATTTTTGGCAACTAAGTCCAACCAAGTTGGCCCAAACTCATCAAAAACCACTTTCATCATCACACCAGCGTGTATCACACGAGCATTTCAATAACGCAACTTCTTCATCTtgattttcatcatcatcatcatcatcttcttcttcttcttcttcttcttcttcttcttcttcttcttcttcttcttcgttatCGTCATCACCAATAATACCAACATTTCGCTAACATCTTTATTGATTCTGATTTTCTATGGTGacatcattaaataattttgaaaccgaaaatattatcaaaacgAAAACATTGTATAATATCAAATGAACCGACAATTGTCCATGATATAAATTCGAATTTAGAAACACCTGCGTCTTGAATGaaccaaaaatattataaaaacaAAACTGTTGTATAATACCAAATAAACCGAaaattatccattatataaattcgaATTCAGAAACACCTGCATATCGAATGAACCGAAAATATTATCTAAACGAAACCATTGTATAATACCAAATGAACCAAAAATtgtccattatataaattcgaATTCAGAAATACCTGCGTCTCAAATGAATcgaaaatattatcaaaacaAAACCGTTTTATAATACCAAATGAACCAAAAATGATGTTCATAAACAACTGAATTTAGCGATTGCATTCTATTCCATTTAATTCAAAATTGAATAATCCAAACCTCATCTACTTGATTCGATTCAGAAGAAAAATCAAACTCACTCTCATTCAActgatttgaatttgaatcattcattgtttGAACACTATGATTTGTTTCTTCTTGatctattttaaatttctaCTTCTGATTTATTAGTAATTCAATTCATATTTgaacaaacaattaaaaaattacttaaaaaataaagaagaagacgTAACATTGgggaaggaggaggaggaggaaagaAGAACCTGCGTGCGTAaatttggaagaaaaagaagaacgaagaggaggagaaagagaaagagaaagagatagagaacaagaaggagaagaaaatggagAAAGAGATATAACAACTTTGTTAGACTTggttaaatatttttcttggaTGTAAAGCTTTATtcttatataaaataatagaaacttaatttaaattttttttctttctttttaaaataattaattttttatatatttttaatttaattttgatataatatcAGACTAAAAATTTTATGCATCTATTTAGTTatgtattataattaaaatattttttattactatttttaaaaataaaaaatatattctaa
The genomic region above belongs to Arachis stenosperma cultivar V10309 chromosome 5, arast.V10309.gnm1.PFL2, whole genome shotgun sequence and contains:
- the LOC130981040 gene encoding zinc finger BED domain-containing protein RICESLEEPER 2-like, whose amino-acid sequence is MLSGVWCDVDVMEFSYCGALASTPKEQLYIELADGLRGSDSCIGFGSQVAIQETSGTLGAIVKSRIGNQEVGFLMNRHVTIDLDYPNKKCFIRYCQALDLVNKPSIFLIDVTCRGAIGQPRILVPVILVMVYNGLNSYMDPTRNEVPNEQTPKVGGENVKSVGLGKALARMIIVYELPFKFVKGEGFRFYMSIVQPRFPLLGRITVAKDCWNLYISEKNRMKTVFKQSNQSVCLTTAHYIDHDWKLQKRIINFCLIKNHKGETIGRKIERCLLGWGISRVFTITVDNASSNDTVISYLRTRMEDWNLHPLKGEHLHVRCCAHILNLVVNESISKTRNAIRYVRTSPSHMNRFKNFIKEARIQDKCTVQLDVPTRWNSTYTMLESGLKFLKAFKRLGERDTEYALMQGGIPRNIDWDNAKHFMEFMKIFHDVTKSVSGSFLVTSSQYFHEFCKILRVFKASCGSRDPLLGNMAERMRLKYDKYWGNIKNINMIILVSVVLDPRYKLKFVNFSFEKLYDKDDVDFFGAKVKETFSKIFECYVNANNGGRSFTSATMDGASDVGVPNGDMAGDFFKEVHFHEIINKNEVDLYLMDGLEKPRDQNTFDILNWWKTIEALICTQNWLHASSMTTDFEELIKEFERLELEIAPTGEDEDESGVDSD